One Rhododendron vialii isolate Sample 1 chromosome 2a, ASM3025357v1 genomic region harbors:
- the LOC131316486 gene encoding uncharacterized protein LOC131316486 produces the protein MPDLRWEISARDRTSARAIVDIPRLPRPEMNFPAQIKREWAELAIMKMLGMHKLLRNCAKGKTLQTRLAPEPAITPVVEPSQVQTHRATRSQSQVVTRPLAPRVSQVGSRQFELRPRPGAQRQPEPEESEESGEPDEPEESLGTSDLDTNSGLPDPPTGDSDGDDDDESSEEEDPPQKKSRHD, from the exons ATGCCTGATTTGCGATGGGAAATAAGCGCAAGGGATCGAACAAGTGCTCGGGCGATTGTGGATATCCCACGCCTTCCTCGCCCGGAGATGAATTTTCCAGCTCAG ATTAAGCGAGAATGGGCTGAGTTAGCCATTATGAAGATGTTGGGAATGCACAAGCTTTTACGAAACTGCGCCAAAGGGAAGACATTACAGACTCGCCTTGCCCCTGAGCCAGCTATCACACCAGTCGTGGAGCCGTCACAG GTGCAGACTCACCGCGCGACTCGATCACAGTCTCAGGTGGTCACCAGGCCTCTTGCCCCTAGAGTTTCACAAGTGGGTAGCCGACAGTTTGAGCTGCGGCCACGGCCTGGAGCCCAGAGGCAACCTGAGCCTGAGGAATCAGAGGAGTCAGGAGAGCCGGATGAGCCAGAAGAGTCTTTGGGTACTTCAGACTTAGACACTAATTCTGGTTTACCTGACCCTCCTACCGGAGACAGCGATGGTGATGATGACGATGAGAGCTCTGAGGAGGAGGATCCACCACAAAAGAAATCACGACACGACTGA